One Streptomyces formicae genomic window, GGCGACCGCCTCTGCTTCGCCGCCGAGGACGACCTCTGGGTGGCCCCCCTCACCCCCCAGGGCGCCCCCGCCGACCGGGCCTGGCGGCTCACCGCCGACCGCACCAAGGTGAGCCACCCGCGCTTCTCGCCGGACGGCCGCCACATCGCGTACACGACCTGGCGCAGCCTCGACCCGGAGATCCACCTCGCCCCCGTGTCCGGCGGCCCCTCGCGGCGCCTGACCTACTGGGGCAGCACCGACACCCGGGTCTGCGGCTGGTCGCCCGACGGCGACATCCTCGCCGTCTCCTCGCACGGCCAGCCCTTCTCCTACTTCTGCTGGGCCTACAGCGTGCCCACCGACGGCTCCCCCGGCGGCAAGCTCCCCTGGGGCCCGGTCTACGACATCGCGGTCACCGACTCCCCCGCCTACGGAGAGGGCGAGCGCAAGACGCTGCTCCTGACCGGCAAGCCGCCGCACGAGCCCGCCGCCTGGAAGCGCTACCGGGGCGGCGCCACCGGCCGTCTGTGGCTGCACGGCGAACAACTGCTCGACGGCCTGGACGGCCATCTGGACTCCCCCCTGTTCGTGTCAGGACGCATCGCCTTCCTCTCCGACCACGAAGGCGTCGGCAACCTCTACTCCTGCCTGCCCGACGGCACCGACCTGCGGCGCCACACCGACCACGACGCCTTCTACGCCCGGCACGCCGCCAGCGACGGCACCCGCGTCGTCTACCAGTGCGCGGGCGAGATCTGGCTGGTCGACGACCTCGCCGCGGACTCCGTGCCGCGCCGCCTCGACGTGCGGCTCGGCGGGCCGAGGGCGGGCAGGCGCGTCTACCAGGTCCCTGCCTCGCAGCACGTCGACGCGCTCTCCGTGGACACCACGGGCCGCGCGAGCGCCGTCGTCGTCCGCGGCAGCCTCTACTGGCTGACGCACCGCGACGGCCCGGCCCGCACCATCTCCGACACCCCAGGCGTACGCGTACGCCTGCCCGAGATGCTCGGCACCGGCGGCCAGGTCGCCTACGTCACCGACGCCGAGGGCGAGGACGCCGTCGAGATCGCCTACCTGCCGCGCGCCAGCGGCGACCGCGCACCGCGCAGACTCGCGAGCGGCGCACTCGGCCGCGTCCAGGAACTGGTCGCGTCCCCCAACGGCGAACGTCTCGCCATCGCGTCCAACGACGGCCGCCTCCTCCTCATCACCGTGTCCGACGAAGCGGCCGCCGCCACGGACACCGAGGGCCCCGACGGCGAGGTCACCGAGCTGATCCGGTCCATCAACGGGCCGGTGCGCGACCTCGCCTTCTCCCCCGACGGCAACTGGCTCACCTGGTCGCACCCGGGCATCGGCCGCTCCCTGCGCCAGATCAAGCTGGCCCGCATCGACGGGCCGGGGGCCCGCACCGTCGTCGACGTCACCAACGGCCGCTTCGAGGACGAGAACCCGGTCTTCACCCGCGACGGCCGCTACCTCGCCTTCCTCTCCTGGCGCGGCTTCGACCCCGTCTACGACGTGCACACCGGCGATCTCTCCTTCCCGCTGGGCTGCCGCCCCTACCTCGTACCCCTCTCCTCCGCGACGCCCTCCCCCTTCGCGCTGCTGCCCGACGGACGCCCCGCGGCGGGCGGCCTCGACCCGGCCGACGGCGGCTCGGGCGACGGCACCACCACGGTGGAGGTCGAGGGCCTGGAGGCACGGGTCACGCCGTTCCCGGTCGCCGCCTCCAAGTACTCGGCGCTGCACCCCGTCAGCGGCGGCGGCCTGGTCTGGCTGCGCTGGCCGATCTCCGGCGCGCTCGGCGAGACCTTCGCCAACCCGGCCGACACCTCGGGCCGTCCCACGCTCGAATACTTCAACATCACCAAGGCCAAGAAGGCCCAACTCGTCGACCACCTGGACTGGTTCGCGCTCAGCGGCGACGGTTCGCGGCTCGTGGTCGTGGACGAGGGCGACCTGAGCGCCGTGCCCTCCACCGAGCAGGGCGACGGCGACACCACCGTCTGGATCGACCTGCGCCGCATCCTGCACGAGGTCGACCCGGCAGCCGAGTGGCGCCAGGCGTACGACGAGGCGGGCCGCATCATCCGCGCCTACTTCTGGGAGCCGGGGATGTGCGGCATCGACTGGGACGCGGTGCTCGCGCAGTACCGCCCCCTGGTCGAACGCGTCGCATCGCCCGACGAGTTCGCCGACCTCCTGCGCGAGGTCCTCGGCGAGCTCGGCACCTCCCACGCGTACGTCTCCGCGGCCCGCCGCAACGAGGGCCCGCCGCACTACCAGCGCGCGATGGGCCTGCTCGGCGCCAACCTCGTCCACCGGGACGAGGGCTGGATGGTCAAACGGATCCTGCCCGGCGACTCCTCCGACTCCAAGGCCCGCTCCCCGCTGGCCGGTTCGGGCATCCGCGAGGGCGCGACCCTCACGCACGTCGACGGCCGCGCGGTCGACCCGGTGACCGGCCCCTACCCCCTCCTCTCGGCGGCGGGCGGCACCACGGTCGAGCTCACCTTCCAGCCCGCGGAGGGCGAGGGCAGGGCCCGCCGGGTCGCCGTCGTCCCCCTCATCAACGAACGCCCCTTGCGCTACCAGGACTGGGTGGCCAAACGCCGCGAGGTCGTACGGGAGTTGAGCGGCGGCAAGTGCGGCTATCTGCACATCCCCGACATGGGCGGCTCGGGCTGGGCACAGTTCAACAGGGACCTGCGCCTCGAAGTCTCCCGCCCGGCCCTGATCGTCGACGTACGGGGCAACGCGGGCGGCCACATCAGCGAACTGGTCGTGGAGAAGCTCACGCGCAAGATCCTCGGCTGGGACCTGACGCGCAACGCCCAGCCGGTCTCATACGCGACGAACGCGCCGCGCGGCCCCGTGGTGGCCCTGGCCGACGAGGCGACGTCCTCCGACGGCGACATGATCACGGCGGCCTTCAAACTGCTCGGACTCGGCCCCGTGATCGGCCAGCGCACCTGGGGCGGCGTGGTCGGCATGACGGGCCGCCACACGCTCGGCGACGGAACGGTCATCACCGTGCCGATGAACGCGGGTTGGTTCGACGCGTACGGCTGGTCCGTGGAGAACCACGGCGTCACCCCCGACATCGAGGCGCTGCGCACGCCGCTCGACTGGGCGGAGGGCCGGCACGCCCAGCTCGACGACGCGGTGAGGGTCGCGCTCGACCTCCTCACGGAGAACCCGGCGGCGACCCCGCCCGGCTACGCGAACGTCCCGGACAGGCGCCGCCCGAAGCTGCCTCCGCGCGCCTGACCTGCGCGCAACTCCCCTCCCCATGATCGAAATGCGAGATATGTCCGACCATGTAAGTCTGGTCGAGGCCCAATCCCCCACCCAAACACCGGGAGTGAATCGCATGGGCATCAAGGACCAGTTCCAGGACAAGGCCAACGACCTCGCCGACAAGGCCAAGGGCGCCATGGGCGGCGCCAAGGACGAGGCGAGCGAGCGCGCCTCGCAGGCCCAGGACGAGGCGAGCGAGCGCAGCTCGCAGGCCCCGGACCAGGCCCGCGAGGCGGCGCAGGAGCAGCAGGACAAGTTCAACCAGGACTACGACGCCTGACGCTGCGCTGTGCTTGGACGGAGAGGCCCCCCGGGACGCCGGGCGGGCCTCTCCCCGCGTCCGACGCACGCGGGTTTCGCGCGGGTCCCTGCCGGGTGGGTGGGGGCGGTGGCGGCATCTTCCCCACGTCCGGCGCGGCGGCACACGGGGGTTCGCGCAGTTCCCCGCGCCCCTGAAGGGGCCACCCCCGCGGCCCCGCCCCACAGCCGAACCCAAGGCGCAAGACCCCCGCCACAACGAACCGCTACGACACCCCGGCAGCCCGAGCCTCCTCATCCGCGGAGCCGCCCGCTCCGACCAGCCCGGTCGACACAGAACCGAGCCGCGGCTCGAAGCGCCTCATCTCCCGCTGGCCCACGGAGCCGATCACCGAGGGCAGGTACCCGCGAATGCCCTGCATCCCCCGCAGCCACCACTGCGCGTACACATGACTGGACCGCCGCTCGATCCCCGCCACGATCCGGTCCACCGCGGGCCCCAGCGGATACGTCTTGTTGGAGGGCCACGGCAACCGCTGCCTCAACTCCCGCATCACGTCGTCCTGATCGGCCCCCCGCACCATGTCCGTGTCCGTCCAGGACAGGTACCCGACGCCGACCTTCACGCCCTTGTACCCGACCTCGGCCCGCAACGAGTGCGCGAACGCCTCGACGCCCGACTTGGACGCGCAGTACGCCGTCATCATCGGCGCGGGCGTGATCGCCGCGAGCGAGGCGATCTGGAGCAGGTACCCGCGGCTCTCCATCAGGACCGGCAGGAACGCCCGCCCCGTCACCGCGCTGCCTATCAGGTTGACCTCTATGACGCGGCGCCACGCGTCGGGGTCCGAGTCCAGGAAGGGCCCGCCGCTGGCGACACCCGCGTTGGCGACGACGATGTCGACCTTCCCGAACCGCTCCTTGACCTCTTCGGCGACCCGCGCCATCGCCACGTGGTCGGTGACGTCCGCGTGCCAGTGGTCGCTCTCGTTGTGCAGCCGCTCCGACACCTGCTTGAGGGCGTCCGGTTCGAGACCGACGAGCGCGACCTTGGCACCACGCGCCGACAGCTTGCGCGCGAGCAGCTCCCCGACTCCGCGCGCCGCACCCGTGACGACCGCGACCTGCCCTTCCAGACCGACCCTGCTCATGCGCCCTCCACCGTCCGTGAGTTGACCTGTACGTACGTCCCGACGAGTCCCCTGATCCGCTCCGTGACGACCTCGGGCGCCTCCACGGGCGTCATGTGCCCCACCCCGGCCAACTCGGTGAGCCCCAGGCACTCGGGCAACGCGGCCGCGATCCGCCGCGCGTGCGGGACGGGCGTGAGCCGGTCGGCGGTTCCGGCGACGACGGCGGTCGGGACCCGCAACTCGCCCACTGCGACGTCCAGTTGCAGCTCGTCGAGCACATGGGACCAGCCGAACCTGACACCCCGAGGGCACGCGTGCACGATCCGCGCGCACGCCTCGACCTTGTCCGGCGCCGCACCGGGCCCCATCGTGGCGTACTTGAGGATCCGCCTGGCCACCGGCGTGACCGGCCCGAGCGGCGCCCGCGACCCTAGGACCGACCGGGTGACCCGGGTCCGCAGCCGACCGGCCCGCAACGGCACCACGAGCGACTCGGCGACCAGGGACGAACTCCCCGTACTGCACAGCAGAACGGCGGCGACGTGCTCCTGGAACCCGGCCCGGCCACCCGCGGCCATCACCGTCATACCGCCCATGGAGTGCCCCGCGACCACGGCCTTCTCACCGGGCGCGAGCGTCGCGGCGAGCACCGCCTCGAGGTCGTCGGCGAGCGCCCGCGTGCTGTATCCGTCACGGTCCACGGGGGCGGCACTGCGCCCGTGCCCCCGCTGGTCGTACGCGATGACCCGGTGGTCGGCGCCGAGCGCCCGGATCTGCGCGGCCCAGAAGGCCGTCGAGCAGGTCCAGCCGTGCGCGAGCACCACGGCGGGCGCGTCGTCGGGCCCGTGCACCTCGACGTGGAGGCGGGCGCCGTCGGCGGAGACGGCGGTCAGTTCGCGGGCGGCGGCGGGCGGCGCGTAGGGCCCGTCGACCACGTGCGTGAGGCGGCTCATGCCCCGGCCTCGACCTTCTTGGTCCCGGACTTCTTCCCGGCGCCGGGGGCCGGTGCCGCCGCTACCGGCGCGGCCGCCCTGATCACCTCGTACTCGGAGAGGTCGACCCGCCGCGTGGCGGCCCTGAACTCCGTGGTGGTGCCGGGCCAGACCGTCGTGTTGACGCCGTTCTCGTCGAGGTACCAGCTGTTGCAGCCACCGGTGTTCCACACGGTGCGCTTCATCCGCTCCTGCACGCGCCGGTTCCAGGCGCCGACGGCGCTGGGCCGGGCGGCGAGCGCGGCGCGGCCGCCCAGGACGTCCAACTGCCGTATGTAGTCGGCCATGTAGTTCAGCTGGGACTCGATCATCAGGATCATGGAGGAGTTCCCGAGCCCGGTGTTCGGGCCGATGATCGTCATCCAGTTGGGGAAGCCCGCCGCGGTCGCGCCGCGCAGCGACTTCATGCCGTCCTTCCACGTCTCCATGAGGGTGCGGCCCTCGTCGCCGACGACCCGGTCGGCGATCGGCATGTCCGTGACGTGGAATCCCGTGCCGAAGACGATCGCGTCGACCTCGGTCTCGGTGCCGTCGGAGGCGACGAGCGTGGTGCCGCGCACCTCGCTGAGGCCGCTGGCGACGACGTCCACGTTGGGCTCGGCGAGCGCCGGGTAGTACGTGTTGGACAGCAGGATGCGCTTGCAGCCGATGCGGTACGTCGGCGTCAGCTTGTCCCGCAGGACCGGGTCCTTGATCGCCCGGTACATGTTCCGCTTGGCGATCTGCTCCACCATGCCGAGCTCGTTGGGCCGCTTGGTGAACGCCTGGACCTGCAACTCCCTGATGCCCCACAGGATTCCGCGCCGGGCCTGGGTGGTGAACGGCAGCTGCTTGTGCAGCCAGCGCTCGGCGCCGCTGATGGCGCGGTCGGCGCGCGGCATGACCCACGGGGGCGTGCGCTGGAAGAGGGTCAGCTTCCCGACCTGCTTCTGGATGGCGGGCACGATCTGGATGGCCGACGCCCCGGTGCCGATCATCGCGACGCGCTTGCCGCGCAGGTCGTAGTCGTGGTCCCAGCGGGCCGAGTGGAAGACCTTGCCGGGGAAGGTGTCGATGCCGGGGATGTCCGGGATCTTGGGGTCGGAGAGCGGCCCGGTGGCGGAGACGACGACGTCGGCGGTGAGCGTGCCGTTGCTGGTCTCGATCTCCCAGCGCAGCTCGCCCGCGTCCCAACGCATCAGCTTCACCTCGGAATTGAGGCGGATGTGCGGGCGCAGCCGGAAGGTGTCGGCGACGTGTTCCAGATAGGCGTGGATGTGCTCCTGGCCGGAGAAGGTGCGCGGCCAGTCCGGGTTGGGCGCGAAGGAGAACGAGTACAGGTGCGAGGGCACGTCGCAGGCGCAGCCGGGGTAGCTGTTGTCGCGCCAGGTGCCGCCCACCGCACCGGCCCGCTCCAGGACGACGAAGTCGGTGATGCCCTCGCGGCGCAGCCGCACGGCGGCACCGAGGCCACCGAAGCCGGATCCGATCACCGCCACCCGTACGTGCTCGTGCTCTGTCATTCCGCCGCCTCCCGGAAGTGCCCGAACCCTGCCAGTAGTCACTGGCGCAATTGGGAGACTAAGCCAGGACCGTACTCATGGGTAGGGGTCGGGCGAAGGAAAGTTACCGGCGGTACCACCGACCGGCACCCGGATAGGCTTCCCACGTGGCAGACCAACGAGAAGGCGGAACGGGCGGAAGCGGGAGCACACCGGCCGGTGACGTGCGCGAGTACCGCATGGAGGAGCTGGCCAGGGAGGCCGGCATCACCGTGCGCACCGTGCGCTTCTACCGCGAGCGGGGGCTGATCCCACCGCCCCGCCGCGAGGGCCGCATCGCCTGGTACGACACGCACCACCTGGCCAGACTCCGCACCATCGCCGCACTCCTGGAGCGCGGCCACACCCTGAACGGCATCGCCGAGCTCTCGGACGCCTTCGACAAGGGCCGCGACGTCGGCGAGCTCCTCGGCTTCGGCGAGTCCACCGAGGAGCAGCCGGTCCGCCTCACCCCCGAGGAGCTCGCCGACCACTTCGCGGGCGAGGTCACCCCGGAGAACCTCGCGGCGGCCATGGACCTCGGCTACCTCGGCACCGACGGCGACGAGATCGTGCACATCAGTCGCCGACTGCTCGACGCGTCATCCACCCTCGTACGCAAGGGAGTTCCGCTGGCCGCGGTCCTGGAGGCGGGCGAGCGCGTACGCGAACACGCGGACGCGCTGGCCGAGTTGTTCATCACGGTGATGCGCACGCACACCCCGGACACCGCGGAGGTGGAGATCGAGGAGCTGCGCCCGGTCGCCAAGAGCGTGGTGGAGGCGGAGCTCTCGATGGCGCTCGACCGCCGCCTCAACCAGACCTGACCGGACCACGCCAGACCCGGTCTCAGGCGGGCAGCCACCAACGCGCCTTGTAGATGCCGCCGTTGACCAGCTTGTAGGCACCGGCGGGCCGATGGACGCTCACCGTCGTCGTCCACCACGTCTCACCGAGTCCGCCCTCCGGCACGGTGCTGAGGACCTGCCCGGTGCGCGGATCGTTCCCCACGGCCTTCACCGACTTCCGCGAGATCACCTCGTGCCCCGCGAAGTCCTGCACGAAGGCCCCGCCCCGCTTCTCGTACTGGAACACGGCGGCGTTGGTCGTCACCCAGAGCCGTCCCGGCCGCCCGGCGACCGGGAAGAGGTCGTGCCCGCCGGGGGTGCGACCGGGCGTGCCGACCGGCAGACCGACCGCCGAGCGCCGAGCGAGCGTGGGCCGCGCGGCCGTGCCGCCCACCGCGTAGGTCACCAACTCGTCGTCGCCGAGGGCCCAGAGCACCTTGCGCGCACCGTCCCAGTGCAGCCCGTGCGCGCCCTTGAGCTCCGCCTCGGCGTACCGCGTGGCACGCGGCCCCCGCGACGCCGCGTACAGCCGCACCCGCGCGCCCGTGCTGCACGCGACGGCCACGTTGCCGTCGGGCAGGAGCTCGGCGCTGTGCGGATTGAAGAGGTCGTCGCCGGGACCGATCGCCGTGCCCCAGTACCGCCGCCCGGTCGGATGCTCGACGACCGCGACGAACCCGAACGACGCCGTCGTCAGGACGTACGTACGCCCCCGGAGCCTGCGCACCTTGGCCTCGCTCGGGTACACCCAGCTCACGTCCGGCGACAGATCCGCGTACCGCCGGTCGCCGAGCGGCGAGAACTGCCACTTCACGACGGACGGATCGACGGCCGGGTCCCAGGTGCGCCGCCGCGGGTCGAGCACCAGGACGCGTCTGGTGGCCTGCTCGGTGAGCAGCACGGGCGGCGTGCCCGCGGGGATCCCGTCGGCGGCGGACGCCCACGCGGTGGACGGCCACGCGGTGGACGCCCACGCGGCGGGCAGCGCCGCGGCGGCCCCGG contains:
- a CDS encoding S41 family peptidase, producing the protein MTDARDDAQDASTPDDHAYLRFPHLSGDRLCFAAEDDLWVAPLTPQGAPADRAWRLTADRTKVSHPRFSPDGRHIAYTTWRSLDPEIHLAPVSGGPSRRLTYWGSTDTRVCGWSPDGDILAVSSHGQPFSYFCWAYSVPTDGSPGGKLPWGPVYDIAVTDSPAYGEGERKTLLLTGKPPHEPAAWKRYRGGATGRLWLHGEQLLDGLDGHLDSPLFVSGRIAFLSDHEGVGNLYSCLPDGTDLRRHTDHDAFYARHAASDGTRVVYQCAGEIWLVDDLAADSVPRRLDVRLGGPRAGRRVYQVPASQHVDALSVDTTGRASAVVVRGSLYWLTHRDGPARTISDTPGVRVRLPEMLGTGGQVAYVTDAEGEDAVEIAYLPRASGDRAPRRLASGALGRVQELVASPNGERLAIASNDGRLLLITVSDEAAAATDTEGPDGEVTELIRSINGPVRDLAFSPDGNWLTWSHPGIGRSLRQIKLARIDGPGARTVVDVTNGRFEDENPVFTRDGRYLAFLSWRGFDPVYDVHTGDLSFPLGCRPYLVPLSSATPSPFALLPDGRPAAGGLDPADGGSGDGTTTVEVEGLEARVTPFPVAASKYSALHPVSGGGLVWLRWPISGALGETFANPADTSGRPTLEYFNITKAKKAQLVDHLDWFALSGDGSRLVVVDEGDLSAVPSTEQGDGDTTVWIDLRRILHEVDPAAEWRQAYDEAGRIIRAYFWEPGMCGIDWDAVLAQYRPLVERVASPDEFADLLREVLGELGTSHAYVSAARRNEGPPHYQRAMGLLGANLVHRDEGWMVKRILPGDSSDSKARSPLAGSGIREGATLTHVDGRAVDPVTGPYPLLSAAGGTTVELTFQPAEGEGRARRVAVVPLINERPLRYQDWVAKRREVVRELSGGKCGYLHIPDMGGSGWAQFNRDLRLEVSRPALIVDVRGNAGGHISELVVEKLTRKILGWDLTRNAQPVSYATNAPRGPVVALADEATSSDGDMITAAFKLLGLGPVIGQRTWGGVVGMTGRHTLGDGTVITVPMNAGWFDAYGWSVENHGVTPDIEALRTPLDWAEGRHAQLDDAVRVALDLLTENPAATPPGYANVPDRRRPKLPPRA
- a CDS encoding DUF6528 family protein, whose product is MSVMPSRRAVLLGAAGAGAAAALPAAWASTAWPSTAWASAADGIPAGTPPVLLTEQATRRVLVLDPRRRTWDPAVDPSVVKWQFSPLGDRRYADLSPDVSWVYPSEAKVRRLRGRTYVLTTASFGFVAVVEHPTGRRYWGTAIGPGDDLFNPHSAELLPDGNVAVACSTGARVRLYAASRGPRATRYAEAELKGAHGLHWDGARKVLWALGDDELVTYAVGGTAARPTLARRSAVGLPVGTPGRTPGGHDLFPVAGRPGRLWVTTNAAVFQYEKRGGAFVQDFAGHEVISRKSVKAVGNDPRTGQVLSTVPEGGLGETWWTTTVSVHRPAGAYKLVNGGIYKARWWLPA
- a CDS encoding flavin-containing monooxygenase — translated: MTEHEHVRVAVIGSGFGGLGAAVRLRREGITDFVVLERAGAVGGTWRDNSYPGCACDVPSHLYSFSFAPNPDWPRTFSGQEHIHAYLEHVADTFRLRPHIRLNSEVKLMRWDAGELRWEIETSNGTLTADVVVSATGPLSDPKIPDIPGIDTFPGKVFHSARWDHDYDLRGKRVAMIGTGASAIQIVPAIQKQVGKLTLFQRTPPWVMPRADRAISGAERWLHKQLPFTTQARRGILWGIRELQVQAFTKRPNELGMVEQIAKRNMYRAIKDPVLRDKLTPTYRIGCKRILLSNTYYPALAEPNVDVVASGLSEVRGTTLVASDGTETEVDAIVFGTGFHVTDMPIADRVVGDEGRTLMETWKDGMKSLRGATAAGFPNWMTIIGPNTGLGNSSMILMIESQLNYMADYIRQLDVLGGRAALAARPSAVGAWNRRVQERMKRTVWNTGGCNSWYLDENGVNTTVWPGTTTEFRAATRRVDLSEYEVIRAAAPVAAAPAPGAGKKSGTKKVEAGA
- a CDS encoding SDR family oxidoreductase; the protein is MSRVGLEGQVAVVTGAARGVGELLARKLSARGAKVALVGLEPDALKQVSERLHNESDHWHADVTDHVAMARVAEEVKERFGKVDIVVANAGVASGGPFLDSDPDAWRRVIEVNLIGSAVTGRAFLPVLMESRGYLLQIASLAAITPAPMMTAYCASKSGVEAFAHSLRAEVGYKGVKVGVGYLSWTDTDMVRGADQDDVMRELRQRLPWPSNKTYPLGPAVDRIVAGIERRSSHVYAQWWLRGMQGIRGYLPSVIGSVGQREMRRFEPRLGSVSTGLVGAGGSADEEARAAGVS
- a CDS encoding MerR family transcriptional regulator, which translates into the protein MEELAREAGITVRTVRFYRERGLIPPPRREGRIAWYDTHHLARLRTIAALLERGHTLNGIAELSDAFDKGRDVGELLGFGESTEEQPVRLTPEELADHFAGEVTPENLAAAMDLGYLGTDGDEIVHISRRLLDASSTLVRKGVPLAAVLEAGERVREHADALAELFITVMRTHTPDTAEVEIEELRPVAKSVVEAELSMALDRRLNQT
- a CDS encoding alpha/beta fold hydrolase; amino-acid sequence: MSRLTHVVDGPYAPPAAARELTAVSADGARLHVEVHGPDDAPAVVLAHGWTCSTAFWAAQIRALGADHRVIAYDQRGHGRSAAPVDRDGYSTRALADDLEAVLAATLAPGEKAVVAGHSMGGMTVMAAGGRAGFQEHVAAVLLCSTGSSSLVAESLVVPLRAGRLRTRVTRSVLGSRAPLGPVTPVARRILKYATMGPGAAPDKVEACARIVHACPRGVRFGWSHVLDELQLDVAVGELRVPTAVVAGTADRLTPVPHARRIAAALPECLGLTELAGVGHMTPVEAPEVVTERIRGLVGTYVQVNSRTVEGA